In the Mycoplasmoides gallisepticum genome, one interval contains:
- a CDS encoding DegV family protein, translating into MKKIAFIIDSSANILADESKDIYLVPLNIIETRNSDEKVCNASTGINLETLNEKIKGGSKFKTSQSSIGLLQQTVEELTKKYDYVIGFPISEKLSSNYATWKSLETEFKDKFFVFNLGSVEVGIVWFLELIRDFLKAKKNELDPKELETFIAKKKKNFGGVLVVSDVSQLIAGGRLKGFKAVFVKTLKLKLLISMMPANGGLEYFDKTKTDLAAKKELINFLEQKVNLISKKIKKAAVITTILDPKEREKVVHEFQSLLKDKVVVEEAMFSPVIAIHTGFSNYALLVEMED; encoded by the coding sequence TTGAAAAAAATTGCATTTATCATAGATTCATCAGCAAACATTTTAGCTGATGAATCAAAGGATATCTATTTAGTTCCACTAAACATCATTGAAACTCGTAATTCTGACGAAAAAGTTTGTAACGCTAGTACTGGAATTAACTTAGAAACGTTAAACGAAAAGATTAAAGGTGGTTCAAAATTTAAGACTTCACAATCATCTATTGGCTTATTGCAGCAAACTGTGGAAGAGTTAACTAAGAAATATGATTACGTGATCGGTTTTCCGATTTCAGAAAAACTTTCAAGCAATTACGCAACTTGAAAAAGCTTAGAAACTGAATTTAAAGATAAATTCTTTGTTTTTAATCTTGGTTCAGTAGAAGTTGGGATCGTTTGATTCCTAGAATTAATTCGCGATTTCTTAAAAGCTAAAAAGAACGAACTAGATCCAAAAGAGTTAGAAACTTTCATTGCTAAGAAAAAGAAAAATTTTGGTGGTGTTTTAGTTGTTTCTGATGTTAGTCAATTAATTGCTGGTGGTCGACTAAAAGGATTTAAAGCAGTTTTTGTTAAAACTTTAAAACTAAAATTATTAATCAGCATGATGCCAGCTAATGGTGGTCTAGAATATTTTGACAAGACTAAAACTGATCTAGCAGCAAAAAAAGAATTAATTAATTTCTTAGAACAAAAAGTTAATTTAATAAGTAAAAAAATTAAAAAAGCAGCTGTTATTACAACGATCTTAGATCCAAAAGAAAGAGAAAAAGTGGTTCATGAATTCCAATCATTACTAAAAGATAAAGTAGTGGTTGAAGAAGCAATGTTTTCACCAGTTATAGCGATTCATACTGGTTTTTCTAACTATGCTTTACTAGTTGAAATGGAAGATTAA
- the ytpR gene encoding YtpR family tRNA-binding protein, with product MQVTLYYSLENLQDTMIGYIKDPSTIKSKRDLGKVIYFYDENDQIVSFNILNVSKDEKLFLSIKNNGLVFLNEELKKHLLSEYLTGFESLESPFVIGQVIKVNPILNTHLNHCLVDIAKEQPLSIVCGGSNVSEGIKVVVVKVDGFINTGKHIKCSELFNLESSGMICSENELGLTDLVNDDRKILVLDDDLVVGKEFQTDNIQQANALKY from the coding sequence ATGCAAGTGACTTTATATTATTCTTTAGAAAATCTACAAGATACGATGATTGGATACATTAAAGATCCAAGCACGATTAAAAGCAAAAGAGATCTTGGTAAGGTCATTTATTTCTATGATGAAAATGATCAGATTGTTAGTTTTAATATCTTGAATGTTTCAAAAGATGAAAAGTTATTTTTATCAATTAAAAATAACGGACTTGTCTTTTTAAACGAAGAGTTAAAAAAACATCTACTTAGTGAATATCTCACTGGATTTGAAAGTTTAGAGTCACCATTTGTTATCGGACAAGTAATTAAAGTTAATCCAATTCTCAACACCCATCTAAACCATTGTTTAGTTGATATTGCTAAAGAACAACCATTATCAATCGTTTGTGGTGGTTCAAACGTTTCAGAAGGAATCAAAGTTGTTGTTGTGAAGGTTGATGGGTTTATCAATACAGGTAAACACATCAAATGTTCAGAATTATTTAACTTGGAATCAAGCGGAATGATCTGTTCAGAAAATGAACTAGGTTTAACTGATCTTGTCAACGACGATCGTAAAATTCTTGTGCTTGATGATGATTTAGTTGTTGGAAAAGAGTTCCAAACCGATAATATCCAACAAGCCAATGCCCTTAAATACTAA
- a CDS encoding MATE family efflux transporter, whose amino-acid sequence MPLNTNNEKLTSKNVLNDRITKRFNDRRLFIVLLRFIIPSILVSFFAALYIFVDQIMIVKFVTRSDLNPDSIFDNDYFNFVDSNGQSWIYQDYLTASNNLKIPPFNINDLIRAAISISAPITVIINALTLLITMGLANQFSKALGRGDEEKIKEVWATGFITNVIVSIATSMIIVGVAKTWLTSSANGTMNRSLESLDTNSRYGYIVSIFFSRFRELQVQNASSYVYILAGLFTIQTFNQMYFLLNQSEGRQLFISIIPPLANLINILFDYLLIRYTSAGIAAAAYATVIGWSLSCLAYVIYNIVLIKKKATHLEYREIFRKGHFNWNYLYLIILIGLASFFRNAALSVSNGIFQTNLVTITEKIQPNLPPNYYQSIFGSVTPISNLMLQSVWGLIHGSRSLCGFKFGQRNFKDITKIYWYVPLIAFSYSSIVYLLFGFGLNNIFLINLFNIQGADNLVVSNLVLRITLVQSIFIALSMNAQLLFQSTQRIGMAWIASLMQGLFTFAPVFFTMYNLAIDTNNIYLYIWIQPINAILTCIGNWIISIPFAHKYREFVSKRFDIGTMLDKYLNKTKNPKVKAKQ is encoded by the coding sequence ATGCCCTTAAATACTAATAATGAAAAATTAACTAGTAAAAATGTTTTAAACGATCGGATTACCAAAAGGTTTAATGATCGTAGACTTTTTATTGTTTTATTACGTTTCATTATTCCCTCAATTCTGGTTTCATTTTTTGCGGCTTTATACATCTTTGTTGATCAGATTATGATCGTAAAGTTTGTCACAAGATCAGATCTTAATCCCGATTCGATCTTTGATAATGACTACTTCAACTTTGTTGATAGTAACGGTCAAAGTTGAATTTATCAAGATTATTTAACTGCATCAAATAACCTAAAAATCCCGCCATTTAATATTAATGACTTAATTAGAGCTGCGATTTCGATCTCTGCTCCGATTACTGTGATTATTAATGCTTTAACATTATTAATCACAATGGGGTTGGCTAACCAGTTTTCCAAAGCACTGGGAAGAGGTGATGAAGAAAAGATCAAAGAAGTTTGGGCAACTGGTTTTATTACTAATGTAATTGTTAGTATTGCTACCTCAATGATCATTGTTGGTGTAGCTAAAACGTGACTAACTAGTTCAGCTAACGGAACGATGAATCGTTCTTTAGAATCGCTTGATACTAACTCTAGATATGGTTATATCGTAAGTATCTTCTTTTCAAGATTTAGAGAACTACAAGTTCAAAATGCTAGTAGTTATGTTTATATTCTTGCAGGTTTATTTACGATCCAAACGTTTAATCAGATGTACTTCTTATTAAATCAATCTGAAGGACGACAACTATTCATCTCAATCATCCCACCACTAGCTAATCTGATTAATATTCTTTTTGATTATTTATTAATCAGATATACCAGTGCAGGAATTGCAGCAGCTGCTTATGCAACTGTGATCGGTTGATCACTAAGCTGTTTAGCTTATGTGATCTATAACATCGTTCTGATTAAGAAAAAAGCAACCCATCTTGAATACCGTGAAATCTTTAGAAAAGGTCATTTTAATTGGAACTATTTATATTTAATTATCTTAATTGGGTTGGCTAGTTTTTTTAGAAACGCAGCACTTTCAGTTTCAAACGGGATTTTCCAAACTAATTTAGTTACTATCACTGAAAAGATCCAACCCAATCTACCCCCGAACTATTACCAGTCAATCTTTGGTTCAGTTACCCCGATTAGTAACCTGATGTTGCAATCAGTTTGGGGATTAATCCATGGCAGTAGATCATTATGTGGTTTTAAATTTGGTCAACGTAACTTCAAAGACATTACCAAGATCTATTGGTATGTCCCATTAATTGCTTTTTCTTATTCATCAATCGTTTATCTTTTATTTGGTTTTGGTTTAAATAATATCTTCTTAATTAATCTATTTAATATCCAAGGTGCTGATAATTTAGTTGTTTCTAATCTTGTTTTAAGAATTACATTAGTTCAATCGATTTTTATTGCATTAAGTATGAATGCACAATTGTTGTTTCAATCAACTCAGAGAATTGGGATGGCTTGGATCGCTTCATTAATGCAAGGGCTATTTACTTTTGCTCCAGTCTTCTTTACTATGTACAATTTAGCAATTGATACAAATAATATTTATCTATATATTTGGATCCAACCAATTAATGCGATCTTAACTTGTATTGGTAACTGAATTATCTCAATTCCGTTTGCTCATAAATATCGTGAGTTTGTTAGTAAACGTTTTGATATTGGCACGATGCTTGATAAATATTTAAATAAAACTAAAAACCCTAAGGTCAAAGCAAAACAATAA
- a CDS encoding DNA polymerase III subunit alpha: MFVNLNTRSYYSLLSTNLSVSEIIDFAVKNNQTHVCLTDLNVLYGAVEFYNLAKKNHLIPIIGLEIFDHSTNSELVLIAKNNSGYLNLIKISSFASSNLEFDLFKYLDENLFVIVKSGDFKWDHVNCLKKKELAFNFVNCYDLEKKVGLNVINAVSMKQAGKRSKFQIDELYNSQLVLASPFLSTEKAKKQFSQKQLDRLNDLVQQCSGWDLDNLTKNSIIKYHTPKGFDGDQYLVELCQTRFNDLLNKRLIRASDQKRLNYELAIIKKLNFSDYFLFVYDFINHAKQQGIVIGPGRGSAAGSFISYLLNITTINPISYGLIFERFLNPQRKSMPDIDVDIMDSRREEVVDYLFNKYSKDNVAHIITFQRIKVKNAIRDVCRVLDLKTSETDEVINFVSYDEISDWEKNQNATALKKVLNCNECDLDQKKCKRSGAVSCYVISKIFDLAQTIFNVPRQTGLHAAGVVCGNDALTQTIPLQYLNNRSVSQFSMEYLEQFGLMKIDLLGLKTLTIIDEINSLVKLNYDRDFDINNIPLNNKNTFNLLKKGYTKGVFQLESLGMQNVLKKVLPESIEDISIISALYRPGPQDNIDEYVKRRFSNTEFNYLSEDLIEILKPTHGIIIYQEQVINTAMVVANFDAAQADSFRRAISKKDEALLLKDKNAFIEQAIKNRYSEQKALEIFEYLHKFADYGFNHSHSLSYAFLAYQMAYLKANYPKEFYLILLKNNVDSKVKLTDYFIEIIERNIGIIKPNINLSDWSFSLSADHQKIILGFNMINGLGNENANKIVQARNNKQFEGFIDCLINLAKNGITKSLFDKLVNVGVFDQFKLELSKKAMSALVKSYFDQNVGFKNDDDLISYEEKKALVQSSLFFLTKEQPELFLNLSKDELIAENELADSLLKVSFEAIKKKVYKPNIFKKEIAFLEKQIKDLKTVKQLKGALQKEVCSILVQIKKVELKNKIWRFTIFDGAYEINAKVRDKKLSDYLTNFINQETKLIVRLDHDLFRGHDSYTILDVVDIFK; the protein is encoded by the coding sequence ATGTTTGTCAATTTAAATACTCGATCTTACTACTCTTTATTAAGCACTAATCTAAGCGTTAGTGAGATTATTGACTTTGCTGTCAAAAATAATCAAACCCACGTTTGCTTAACTGATTTAAATGTTTTATACGGAGCAGTTGAGTTTTATAACTTAGCTAAAAAAAATCATCTAATCCCAATCATCGGATTAGAGATTTTTGATCATAGCACTAATTCTGAACTAGTTTTAATTGCAAAAAATAATTCTGGTTATCTTAATCTAATTAAGATTAGTAGTTTTGCTTCTAGTAATCTTGAGTTTGATCTTTTTAAATATTTAGATGAGAATCTTTTTGTCATCGTTAAATCAGGTGATTTTAAGTGGGACCATGTTAATTGTCTTAAGAAAAAAGAACTAGCTTTTAACTTTGTTAATTGTTATGACTTAGAGAAAAAAGTTGGGCTAAATGTGATCAATGCAGTTAGCATGAAACAAGCTGGCAAAAGATCTAAATTTCAGATCGATGAGTTATATAATTCCCAACTTGTTTTAGCTAGTCCTTTTTTAAGTACAGAAAAAGCTAAAAAACAATTTTCACAAAAACAACTAGATAGATTAAATGATTTAGTTCAGCAGTGTTCAGGTTGAGATCTTGATAATCTAACCAAAAATTCAATCATTAAATATCACACCCCTAAAGGGTTTGATGGCGATCAATATTTAGTTGAACTGTGTCAAACTAGATTTAATGACTTATTAAACAAAAGATTAATTAGAGCTAGTGACCAAAAACGTTTAAACTACGAACTAGCAATCATTAAAAAACTTAATTTTAGTGATTACTTCTTGTTTGTTTATGATTTTATTAATCATGCTAAACAACAAGGGATCGTGATCGGTCCAGGGAGAGGTTCAGCTGCTGGATCGTTTATCTCTTATCTTTTAAATATCACCACGATTAATCCAATTAGTTATGGATTAATCTTTGAACGTTTCTTAAACCCCCAAAGAAAAAGCATGCCTGATATCGATGTTGATATCATGGATTCACGACGTGAAGAAGTTGTAGATTACTTATTTAATAAGTATTCTAAAGATAATGTTGCCCACATTATTACGTTTCAAAGAATTAAGGTTAAAAATGCGATCAGAGACGTTTGCCGGGTTTTAGATTTAAAAACTAGTGAAACAGATGAAGTAATTAATTTTGTTTCATATGATGAGATATCTGATTGAGAAAAAAACCAAAATGCGACAGCACTTAAGAAAGTGCTTAATTGCAATGAGTGTGATTTAGATCAAAAAAAGTGTAAACGTTCAGGCGCTGTTAGTTGTTATGTGATTAGCAAGATCTTTGATTTAGCCCAAACGATCTTTAATGTTCCAAGACAGACCGGATTACATGCTGCTGGTGTTGTTTGTGGTAATGATGCACTAACCCAAACGATCCCATTGCAATATTTAAATAACCGTTCCGTTTCGCAATTCTCAATGGAATATCTCGAACAGTTTGGTTTGATGAAGATCGATCTGTTAGGGTTAAAAACCTTAACAATCATTGATGAGATTAATAGTTTAGTCAAACTAAACTATGATCGTGATTTTGATATCAATAATATCCCACTAAATAATAAGAACACCTTTAACTTATTAAAAAAAGGGTATACGAAAGGAGTGTTCCAATTAGAATCTTTAGGGATGCAAAATGTCTTAAAAAAGGTTCTACCAGAATCAATTGAAGATATCTCAATTATCTCAGCACTATACCGACCAGGGCCCCAAGATAATATTGATGAATATGTCAAAAGACGATTCTCAAACACTGAATTTAATTACTTAAGTGAAGATTTAATTGAGATCTTAAAACCAACACATGGGATCATCATTTATCAAGAACAAGTGATTAACACAGCAATGGTGGTAGCAAATTTTGATGCTGCACAAGCTGATTCTTTTCGTAGAGCAATCTCTAAAAAGGATGAAGCCTTATTATTAAAAGATAAGAACGCTTTTATTGAACAAGCGATCAAAAATCGCTATTCAGAACAAAAAGCGTTAGAGATCTTTGAATACTTACATAAGTTTGCTGATTATGGTTTTAACCATTCTCACTCCTTATCTTATGCGTTCTTAGCTTATCAGATGGCCTATCTGAAAGCTAATTATCCCAAAGAGTTTTATCTGATCTTATTAAAAAACAACGTTGATTCTAAGGTAAAACTCACTGATTATTTCATTGAGATTATTGAACGCAATATTGGGATCATTAAACCAAATATTAATCTTTCAGATTGATCGTTTAGTTTAAGTGCTGATCATCAAAAGATCATTCTAGGGTTTAATATGATTAATGGTCTAGGTAATGAAAATGCCAACAAGATCGTACAAGCAAGAAATAACAAACAGTTTGAAGGTTTCATTGATTGTTTAATCAATTTAGCAAAAAATGGGATTACTAAAAGTTTATTTGATAAGTTAGTTAACGTTGGTGTTTTTGATCAATTTAAATTAGAGTTATCTAAGAAAGCGATGAGTGCTTTAGTTAAATCGTATTTTGATCAGAACGTTGGGTTTAAAAACGATGATGATCTAATCTCATATGAAGAGAAAAAAGCGCTTGTTCAATCTAGCTTATTCTTTTTAACTAAAGAACAACCTGAACTGTTTTTAAATCTTTCTAAAGATGAGCTTATAGCTGAAAACGAGTTAGCTGATTCATTACTAAAAGTTTCATTTGAAGCGATCAAGAAAAAAGTTTATAAACCAAATATCTTTAAAAAAGAGATTGCTTTTTTAGAAAAACAGATTAAAGATTTAAAAACAGTGAAGCAACTAAAAGGTGCACTACAAAAAGAAGTGTGCAGTATCTTAGTGCAAATCAAAAAAGTTGAACTAAAAAACAAGATCTGAAGATTTACTATCTTTGATGGTGCATATGAGATTAATGCTAAAGTAAGAGATAAAAAATTAAGTGATTATCTAACCAACTTTATTAATCAAGAAACAAAATTGATCGTGCGTTTAGACCATGACCTATTTAGAGGCCATGATTCTTACACCATTTTAGATGTAGTAGATATTTTTAAATAA
- a CDS encoding 5'-3' exonuclease: MKSTKKALIIDGNSLVFRAFYATLSMYEYAIKKGIRPSNGIKTSLKMINKILNSDQYDYALVAFDSKEKTDRAKIYEGYKATRKKPVEGLIEQLVALQDGFSYLGLNVLSSPGIEADDLIGSFSALANKDQITCHIYTSDQDIFQLVNKYNVVYQFVKGVSVFNQVHERNFQEHFHDLKPEDVIQYKALVGDSSDNIPGVKGIGEKTAVQLIKDYLNIDNIYANLDQIKPSIKDKLVANKANCYLSKELATIRTDCLVDQDINNFKLKPLDQQNYFAFCEYYKISHLD; this comes from the coding sequence ATGAAGAGCACAAAAAAAGCGTTAATAATTGACGGTAATTCTTTAGTTTTTCGCGCATTTTATGCCACGCTTAGTATGTATGAATATGCGATCAAAAAAGGTATTCGTCCAAGCAACGGAATTAAGACTAGTTTAAAGATGATTAATAAGATTCTTAATTCTGATCAGTATGATTATGCTCTAGTCGCATTTGATTCAAAAGAAAAAACTGATCGAGCTAAGATCTATGAAGGTTATAAAGCTACAAGAAAAAAACCAGTTGAAGGTTTGATTGAGCAATTAGTAGCACTTCAAGATGGTTTTAGTTATCTTGGTTTAAATGTTCTATCTTCACCAGGGATAGAGGCTGATGATCTAATTGGTTCATTTAGTGCACTTGCTAATAAAGATCAGATCACGTGTCACATTTACACTTCAGACCAAGATATCTTTCAATTGGTTAACAAATATAATGTTGTTTATCAATTTGTTAAAGGCGTAAGTGTTTTTAACCAGGTTCACGAACGTAATTTCCAGGAACATTTTCATGATCTTAAACCAGAAGATGTGATTCAATACAAAGCACTAGTTGGTGATAGTTCAGATAATATTCCAGGTGTTAAAGGGATCGGTGAAAAAACGGCTGTCCAACTAATCAAGGATTATCTAAATATTGATAATATTTATGCTAATCTTGATCAGATCAAACCAAGTATTAAAGATAAATTAGTTGCTAATAAAGCTAATTGTTATCTTTCGAAAGAATTAGCCACGATCAGAACAGATTGTTTAGTTGATCAAGATATTAATAACTTTAAACTTAAACCACTTGATCAACAAAACTATTTTGCGTTTTGTGAATATTATAAGATAAGTCATTTAGATTAA
- a CDS encoding DNA-formamidopyrimidine glycosylase family protein, which translates to MPELPEVQTVINYLKTKIINQKINNVIVSALKVLKNATPKEFKKFLVNEHFVDIKRIGKYIIFILSNNKVLVSHLRMEGKYKISQFKAKYDERHVLVRFILDDFELHYHDTRRLGRFISIVFLITKIKII; encoded by the coding sequence ATGCCAGAACTACCAGAAGTCCAAACGGTGATTAATTATCTTAAAACTAAGATTATTAATCAAAAGATCAACAATGTCATTGTTAGTGCACTAAAAGTGTTAAAAAACGCGACACCAAAAGAATTTAAGAAATTCCTTGTCAATGAACACTTTGTTGACATTAAAAGAATTGGTAAGTATATCATCTTTATTTTGTCTAACAACAAAGTGTTGGTTTCCCACCTAAGAATGGAGGGAAAATATAAGATTAGTCAGTTTAAAGCTAAGTATGATGAACGTCATGTGTTAGTACGATTTATCTTAGATGATTTTGAACTGCACTATCATGACACAAGAAGATTGGGACGTTTCATATCCATAGTGTTCTTGATTACCAAGATCAAGATTATTTAA
- a CDS encoding zinc finger domain-containing protein, with protein MDQSVVAGIGNIYADEILFLSKINPAKKANELTDQQFKEISKNATKVLLKAIELNGTTIFSYQFKENHAGSYQDYLNVHLQKDKPCKVCGNLVKKTKLNNRGTYYCAKCQK; from the coding sequence TTAGATCAATCTGTGGTTGCTGGGATCGGTAATATTTATGCTGATGAGATCTTATTCTTATCTAAGATTAATCCAGCTAAAAAAGCCAACGAACTAACTGATCAACAGTTCAAAGAGATTAGTAAGAATGCGACTAAAGTTTTATTAAAAGCGATCGAACTAAACGGGACAACGATCTTTTCTTATCAGTTTAAAGAAAACCATGCTGGTTCATACCAGGATTATTTAAATGTCCATTTACAAAAAGATAAACCATGTAAGGTTTGTGGTAACTTAGTGAAAAAAACTAAATTAAATAACCGGGGAACTTATTATTGTGCGAAATGTCAAAAATAG
- the coaE gene encoding dephospho-CoA kinase (Dephospho-CoA kinase (CoaE) performs the final step in coenzyme A biosynthesis.) — MRNVKNRILVCLSGKSSSGKSMLINRLKQDGYYTINLDELIHQYYQKNQSGYDFVVESFGLEYVDENQVNRKKLGQLVFANPDKLKLLSDFAGKIAKNHLKNLDYHGLVVVEGAAIYNNQQRYLDIFDYFVLVERDEKLIQASILQKFAYLKDFDLKKWNPIKENKEFKADLVIQNNGEIETAYQELLKFLKKISSQCEL, encoded by the coding sequence GTGCGAAATGTCAAAAATAGAATCTTAGTTTGTTTATCTGGTAAATCTTCATCAGGGAAATCAATGTTGATTAACAGATTAAAACAAGATGGTTATTACACGATTAATCTAGACGAATTAATCCACCAATATTATCAAAAAAACCAATCAGGTTATGATTTTGTTGTTGAAAGCTTTGGGTTGGAATACGTTGATGAAAATCAAGTTAATAGAAAAAAATTAGGGCAATTAGTTTTTGCTAATCCTGATAAACTAAAGCTTTTAAGTGATTTTGCTGGAAAAATTGCGAAAAACCACTTAAAAAACCTTGATTATCATGGTCTAGTTGTCGTTGAAGGAGCTGCTATCTACAATAACCAACAGAGATATTTAGATATCTTTGATTATTTTGTTTTAGTTGAACGCGATGAAAAACTAATTCAAGCATCAATCTTGCAGAAATTCGCTTATTTAAAGGATTTTGACCTAAAAAAATGGAATCCAATTAAAGAAAATAAGGAGTTTAAAGCCGATTTAGTAATACAAAATAACGGCGAAATTGAAACCGCTTATCAAGAGCTGCTAAAATTTCTTAAAAAAATTAGTAGCCAATGTGAATTGTAA
- a CDS encoding replication initiation and membrane attachment family protein has protein sequence MVDYEELYEIHKMNGGVSDFGLITNVYIHILGPQATMFYIWLLNDHQIYLNERWKKNNLPLSRILTSLNISKKQLIDFRNLLEGMSLIKTYKEEKTLEKQLIYKFCLAKMLDWDSLVSQEEIKNRIIAKIGHEEYFRLSSLYSNKNIGGSNVNVSSTFHQVYKSNNNTDQISHIVKPTKTLVDIDNLNFGHFEFSPETKTALVNLCERYNPTEAEIKNIISTTDDINDTFELTRAITNYTKEIDQVEDDSIPKNMARNESFYSTFCPSDLEIKILREYRTMNSEKYLRGIYRRNLFAREVELVEKIKKEHDNREHIVNAILDFAAHFTLTDQIQFEYVEKISNTLKLKNISRLNDAVKFFRKTYYSKKNANIKFELQKRN, from the coding sequence ATGGTTGATTACGAAGAGTTATATGAGATCCACAAAATGAATGGCGGTGTAAGTGACTTTGGTCTAATCACTAACGTATATATTCATATCTTGGGACCCCAAGCAACGATGTTTTATATTTGGTTATTAAATGATCACCAAATCTATTTAAATGAACGTTGAAAGAAAAATAACTTGCCGTTATCAAGAATCCTTACAAGTTTAAATATCTCTAAAAAACAACTAATTGATTTTAGAAACCTACTTGAAGGCATGAGCTTAATCAAAACTTATAAAGAAGAAAAGACACTTGAAAAACAACTGATCTATAAGTTTTGTTTAGCTAAGATGCTAGACTGGGATAGTTTAGTATCTCAAGAAGAGATTAAGAATCGAATTATTGCTAAGATTGGTCATGAAGAATACTTTAGATTAAGTAGTCTTTATTCAAATAAAAATATTGGTGGTAGCAATGTTAATGTTTCATCAACATTCCACCAAGTTTATAAGAGTAATAACAATACTGACCAAATTAGTCATATTGTTAAACCAACTAAAACATTAGTTGATATTGATAATCTTAACTTTGGTCACTTTGAATTCTCACCAGAAACTAAAACTGCATTAGTTAATCTGTGTGAACGATACAATCCCACTGAAGCTGAGATCAAAAATATCATTAGTACGACTGATGATATTAATGATACCTTTGAACTAACAAGAGCAATAACTAACTACACCAAAGAAATTGATCAGGTTGAAGATGATTCAATTCCTAAGAATATGGCTCGTAACGAGAGCTTTTATAGTACTTTTTGTCCAAGTGATTTAGAGATAAAAATCCTAAGGGAATACCGTACGATGAATAGCGAAAAGTACTTAAGAGGTATCTATCGTCGTAATTTATTTGCCAGAGAAGTTGAGTTAGTAGAAAAAATCAAAAAAGAGCATGACAACCGCGAACATATTGTTAATGCGATCCTAGATTTTGCAGCTCACTTTACTTTAACTGATCAAATTCAATTTGAATACGTAGAAAAAATTTCTAATACTTTAAAATTAAAGAATATTTCAAGATTAAATGATGCAGTTAAGTTTTTTAGAAAAACTTATTACAGTAAAAAGAATGCTAATATAAAGTTTGAATTGCAAAAACGTAACTAA